The following nucleotide sequence is from Chryseobacterium sp. CY350.
AAGTTGACAGCGGCTGGTTTTTCGTTAATTCAAAAGGATTTTCAACTAAAGCCTCATATTCTTCATTGCTGTAATCTCTCTCTGTACGGATTATTTTTTTGTTTCTTTTTTTAGCTCCGACATGATTGTTATAAACTTTGCTTGTATAATAGGACATCTCATTATAAGAACTGGAAATTTCCATAGCAACCTGTGTTTTAGGCTTTGGACAACCATTATATTCCGGCATTCCGGGAACTGTAGGACACGCATCGTCTTTATCCAAAATACCGTCTCCATCTGTATCCGGCCAAGGACAGCCGTTGTTTTCGGCAGGTCCTGCAACGGTAGGACACGCGTCATCTTTATCAATCACGCCATCTCCGTCAGTTTCCGGCCACGGACAGCCGTTATTCTCAACTAATCCCGCAACGTCTTTGCACAAATCATCTTTGTCGGGAACACCATCATTGTCTAAATCTGGCCACGGACAACCTTTGTTTTCAACGAATCCGGCAATTTCAGGACATTTATCTCGGTTGTTCTTCAGACCATCTTGATCTTTATCCTTTTTGATGCTTAATTTTTGAGATTCCTTTGTAGAATCGGGAACATTTTTGGTTTTGCAACTTCCTAAGAAAGCCAACGCAAGCGCTATGATATATATTTTTTTCATACTCTTAACTAATGGAAATTTAATAATCCACTATTGTATAGATGCGAAAATTTGAAAAGGTTGCAGTGTAATGTTAAGCTCTAAGGATAATTTCTAAAATAAAAAACAATTTAAATATAAGAATTCATAATAATAACAAAGAAATCTCCGAAGACATTTCTTTGTTAGCATATATCTTTCTTTACTTCAACGAATATAAATTACATTTGCTTCCTTCACGTTTTTCGGTGTCCTTGTAAGAATTTTCAAATATATAAGATCACCGTTTTTATCAACTTTATCGAGACTAATAGCTTTGATTTGCATTAAATTAGATTCATCAAATTGCATCATATCTGCATTTTCATTGATTATTTCTCCGTCAATTGAAAAAATCAATCTGTTACTTTTCGGAATTTTATATTTTTCGATCAAATCATGCAGGGAAATTATTTTAACTGACCTCTTAGATTTAGTTGTTACAATCATTCTGTCTTTTGTTTTAGAACCATTTTCGTTGCGCCCTTTCTCAACAGAAAAAGATTCAATTTTGTCAGGATTTATCGTTTTGATTATCTCAAAAGTTGTTTCGTTCCCATTTAAAATAATGGCCGGTTTTTCCTTAAGGTGATCATTGGGATAGATAATTCTAGGCGTTTTGTCATCCATCGTATACGGTTGAAAAGCACTACTTTTTAATCCGTCAGACCTTTCATTTATTTTTCCATATTCGTCTTTCTGTGCAGCTATTGAAATGCTGAACATCATTAAAAATAAAATCAAACTTTTAAACACCATTTCAATCATTTTAAACTTGACAAATACGTTTCCACTAATCTTACAAACTCAGCTCTGTACCCTTCCTCATCTTTACCTTTTCCCTTTTTTGCAAGCTCTTCAATTTTATTGAGATCCTTGATCTTAATTAAATTTGAATCTCTCAAAACCAATCCAAACCAGGCAACAGATGTAGCAAATTTAAAATCGTCACTCGCAGAAGAAATTGATTCATGTGAGCTTTTTACGACCTGTACAATCTCAGAACTCGCGTCTCCATCAGGTTTTTTATAACGGAACTTCACCGTTGCCAATTCATCTCCGAAATTATCCTCACTTGTGTTTTTAGTATATTTTAAATTCGTTTCTTTTGGTAAAAATTCAGAATTTACATCATTCGGAATCACTTCATATAAAGCCGTAACAGTATGTCCGCTTCCCAATTCTCCTGCATCAATTTTATCGTTGGTAAAGTCTTCATTTCTCAACTTTCTGTTTTCGTAACCTATTAACCTATATGACTTTACGAATTTCATATTAAATTCAATCTGAATTTTAACATCTTTCGCAATGGCATACATACTTCCTGCAAACTCTTTTCCGAGAAATTTATTGGCTTCCTGCATATTGTCGATATAGGCGTAATTTCCGTTGCCTTTATCTGCTAAAGTTTCCATTCGGTTGTCTTTGAAATTTCCCATTCCAAAACCTAAACAGGTAAGAAAAACTCCCGATTTTCTTTTCTCTTCAATTAAAGTTCCCAGATCTCCGGTAGAAGACGTACCGACATTAAAATCTCCATCGGTTGCGATAATTACACGGTTATTTCCACCTTTGATGAAGTTTTCCTGAGCCAATTTGTAAGCTAATTCGATTCCGGCTCCGCCTGCTGTACTTCCACCCGCCTGTAGATTCTCAAGAGCATTCAGGATTTTATCTTTTTCCTTTGCGGATGTGGGTGGCAAAATCATTCCTGCACTTCCTGCGTAGACTACAATTCCAACTTTATCCTGCGGTCGCAATTGATCTAAAAGAACTTTGAAAGAGCTTTTTAATAATGGTAATTTATTCGCAGCATCCATCGAACCGGACACGTCAATCAAAAAGACAAAATTTGAACTTGGCAATTTATCCATCGGAATTTTTTTCCCCTGAAGTCCGATTTTCAACAGTTTATGTTTAGGATTCCACGGAGAAGCATTATATTCTGTATTGATTGAAAACGGCTGATTATTTTGAGGTTGTGGATAATTGTATTTAAAATAATTGATCATTTCCTCAATTCGCACTGCACTTTTATTCACAATTTCACCATTATTAATCATTCTTCGGATGTTGGAAT
It contains:
- a CDS encoding vWA domain-containing protein → MENNHDIDKKFNDASQSVEEPATFPGFDKVWARVEEKLDKKEDKKRIVPIWFPYGIAASLVIGLGAFYFINKKDIVDISKPQISQNTILPKVNPNVQVIDSIVKSNIEEGIQSQKVIQKPEVLAYETIIPKPEISPIYHNDLAPHNADIPKETITYEETNGDGILDKDKVQSIDEVVLVGLRPVKKQSYTSSAVSVVSSQSLEGRRSKKAKGNIIASSTIAVNGFGNSGFNNYSETSNIRNEFKRSNNVQQALAGKVSGLQISSVDATPGSASILIRGSKSLSGGKNPLYVINGVVSDQNSLAALNPNKIESISVLKDASATAIFGSRASNGVIIIITKKLSRKEKKAFKKLQKVQDSINLSKQIQQNNTEEYDALVENPFELTENQSVSTFSIDVDNAAYSNIRRMINNGEIVNKSAVRIEEMINYFKYNYPQPQNNQPFSINTEYNASPWNPKHKLLKIGLQGKKIPMDKLPSSNFVFLIDVSGSMDAANKLPLLKSSFKVLLDQLRPQDKVGIVVYAGSAGMILPPTSAKEKDKILNALENLQAGGSTAGGAGIELAYKLAQENFIKGGNNRVIIATDGDFNVGTSSTGDLGTLIEEKRKSGVFLTCLGFGMGNFKDNRMETLADKGNGNYAYIDNMQEANKFLGKEFAGSMYAIAKDVKIQIEFNMKFVKSYRLIGYENRKLRNEDFTNDKIDAGELGSGHTVTALYEVIPNDVNSEFLPKETNLKYTKNTSEDNFGDELATVKFRYKKPDGDASSEIVQVVKSSHESISSASDDFKFATSVAWFGLVLRDSNLIKIKDLNKIEELAKKGKGKDEEGYRAEFVRLVETYLSSLK